A region of the Culex quinquefasciatus strain JHB chromosome 1, VPISU_Cqui_1.0_pri_paternal, whole genome shotgun sequence genome:
TCTTTCCAACACTTTCAAACATTAGGTTGGCCATTTCATCGAAATGCTAAAAAAGAACAACAAATGGCAATTCGAAACCAACTCAAATATTTTGAGGGTtattgtaacaaaaaaaaacatttcccgaAATACTTGTAGCGGCCACTAAAAGCTAAAGGATCGAATTTTCTTAAAACGAGCCATTTCACCGAATCGTGAAAATCGAATCAATTGGAAAACATGCCACTGGTtgggtcatttcaccgaaatGCCAAAACAGCAAcagattttcatgaattttaaaagttttgctaCCGTTTAAatgttatcaaaacaaatgggtcatttcaccgaaaagGCAATATCGGCAATTGGAAGCAACATTATCGAAAGCTTCGTTGTCGAGAAAACGAGCGTTGCTAAACCAGACAAAGCTGTAAAGCACGGCAAATCTTCAGATCAATATAATGGAACCAAGCTAGATGAATAGGGTCATTTCACCGAATCTTCAAAATCGGCCCCAAAATCGTTGATTTTCTTGAACTATTTCATGGCAGTTTTTTAAGAAATCAGTTTTAAGGTTTTAAATAGAAATTCATGGATCGTTGAACTTTGACTTGAATTTGTCACTTGTTGAAATTTCCAGACTGTTGTTGCTTTGCAAGCTTGAGGTGGCGATTTCACCAAAAACAGAAAAAGATCTCAAAATGACGTAAGTTTTTGAGTCATTTAGTGAAAATTTATCAATCGTTTAACTTTTACCAACAATTTGTCACTTCTTGAAATTTCTAGACTGTTGTTGCTGTGAACGCTTGAAGTGGCCATTTCACCAAAAACGGAAATAAATCTTCAATTGACATACTTTTCTAGGTCATTTAATGGAAATTTATCGATCGATCGCTTAAGTTTGACCAACAATTTGTCACTTCTTGAAATTTCTAGTGTTGTTACTTTGCAAGCTTCAAGTGGCCTTTTCACCGAAAACGGAAATAAATtccaaatcatgattttttaacttttccatGATAGTGTTTTTAGAAATCAGTTTTGAGGCttttagtttaaatttgtgGATCGTTGAACTTTGACTAAAATTTGTCACTTGTTGAAATTTCTAGACTGTTGTCGCTTTGAAGAAAGTGGCCATTTCACCGAAAACGAAAATAAATCCCAAATTGAcatactttttcaaatgatttagaagaaattaagtaatttaatggaaatttatCGACCGTTTAacttttacctaaaatttgccacatattaaaaattattgactGTTTTACTTTGCAAACTTGAAGTGGGTCATTTCACTGAAAATGGTGAGGATTAATAGTAATTAAAACCACCTCAAATattgggcagcgaatgaccgaggggttaaagctgccggaaataaattaattaacaacaacaacacctcaAATGCTTAGGTCATTACGTCGAAAACCAACCCTTCAGACTAATGGGTCATTTAATCGAAAACGTTCCCAACCCCCGTAAATTACAACCCTTTTCCGCGCAGCAAAACCCCGTCAACGAGTCGGGCGGTCGCACATTCTCGGTTTTCATTTACAAGTCCTCGATTCCAAGCTAGTTGACGCACCAAGCCGTACCTGGCGCACTCACACACACGAACACCTCTCGCATTTATTATTCAACCTTGCCTGGCATTTCACCACGTTCAAACAGCGATCTACCTAGCGCGGTTAGTCGTCGAGTGGCAGCCGGTCGGTATCGATTGGAGATGAATTGAGCCACATCGCGGTAGTGCGGACACACAGTGTTACGATGAAGTGGTTTGTGGTGGTCGTCGTCGCGACGATCTGCGGGTTGTCCGAGGGCGCCCGCAAGCTCAAGGGGTCCACGGACGTGGACGCGCTGCGGCACCGCTATCTGGCGCTGGAGAGCCGCGCCACGACGATCGTCGGCCAGATGGACAAGGTTGAAAACCAGAAGGAGGAGGATCGCTCGGCGATGCGGAACGTGGTGCTAAAGGAGTTGCTGGAGATTTACGGCGGGTTTGCGAGCGAGGATCTGGGCGCGGACGACACGTACAACGAGGAGGACTACGAGATTCTGACGCGGTTCTACGAGTGGCAGCTGCTGCAGAGCGACCTGATCAACGTGCACAAGCTGTTTGACGCGTTCCGGTCGTTTGTGCGCAACAAGAACCAGCTGCCGCGGGACGATCCGGACCTGGAGCTGGCGAGTCTGGACCTGGCGGATACGGTGCTGAGCGATCCGCACTTTCCCGTGAACGGTACGCTGGACCAGATCGACACGATCATGGTGCGGCAGGGGGTTTACTACAAGGCGCAACTGGTAATATTTTCAGAAACGTTGTTCTTTTCGCTGTGTCATGTGTTTGCTGTTAGAGTCGACGCGATCGCGATCGCGTACTCAGGTAGCGTTTTAATGGggttgttttttgttctgttcAAAACAGGAAGCAAAGTCCACGATATGCAGCTTTGGACTGTCGGCGCAGCAGGTGCTGTACCAGCTGTACAACGCCATCTCGATCACCGAACTCAAGGGATACTCGATGATGCAGTTCTCCTGGATGTTGCTGAAGGCGTACGGCAAAGGTGAGTGCATGTGACATTCGAGAACGTGACAGACTTCGATGAATCTACAACACGTAGCTTACACTCTATAATTGGAAACAGCTATCGGAGCGGTCAACATTCCCCCACTTAGTCCGCTATCTGATTAATGTACTGAACTGCATTGAGTCATGCTATATGGCACTTCCTCGTGGGGTAGACATAACCTCAAACGCTAATCCGTACGCGACAAAGAAAACTCGACGCGTGTCTCGCATTAAAGAGCACCTTCTTGGAATTCTTTATGCGCCGTTGTTCCGGACGCGCAACAACTGTTCCGTTCGACGCCTTGATGCCATCGACCTCTCTTGTTAGCACCTCTTAGAGAATAGCTTGAAAGCCGTTGTCAAATTTGGGTATCTAATTTTCTTCCTCTTGAGTGATCGCAGAACTTCAGACTGAGTTCAGAACTTGGGACCTGATTCTAACCTCTTTTCGCGTTCTCTTCAAGGCAACTTCACCGCCGAGGCCAAGCTGATGCGGCGGCGGTTCGAGGACCGCACCAACCGGAcccagctgctgctgcagcaggtCATGAAGCAGGCCAGCCGCGACTACTGGCGCTGCGACCCGGAGCGCAGCCAGCAGAAGGAGGGCGAAACGTTCGTGCAGATCACCCGGCTGCTGCAGGGCTACGTCGAGAACGAGGTGGACATGAACACGGACAACACGTGCAAGGAGAACTGCGCGTACTACAGCTGGGGCGCCCGCCAGGAGCAGTGCTTCAAGGATCTGTACTGCTCGAAGCAGCCCAAGTGCTCCGGGAAGATCTACGACTGCGAGTACCTCGACTCGGACATGTGGATCTGCCCGGCGGCGACGAGCAGCAACCGGCGGTACGAGTACATCGAGTACGAGAACGGCATGGTGCTGGGGCAGAAGAAGCACTGCGCGCGGGGCTCGACCAAGGTGGACTCGTGGTGGCGTTGGTTGTTCTGGCACTGCAGCTACTGCTTCTGTCTGTGCGACGACGCCGGCAAGAACTCCGACCGGTACATCAACATGCGCGAGTCCGTCTCGGACGTTATGGATAACAAGTAGGGATCTACCTCAAGATCTGACCGCAAGCTAACCGTTGATTCTCATTTCTAGGGTCGTCACCGGCATGCGCTTCATCAAGAAGAACCGAATCATCCACCTGATCGTTCAGCAGGGTCGTCTACTCCCACGGGGACAAATCGACAACGCCACGCTGGAGTGGGTTCAACCCGAGGACTACAACGTGCTGTCGCCGAACGTTCGCAACGGTCGGGATTACCACACGCTGAACCGCGACAACCGCATCCTGGATCTGGACGATCTGGACGTCCTTCAAGGGTACGTCCTGACCGGCGTTCGCTTCCGGCTGTTGGGCAGCCATCTCAACCTGGAGATCCGGATGACCGAAATGGACTTTGCCACGGGCCATTTGATGGACCCGGACAAGAGCATCTGGATCGGTAGCGACAAGACCGAACATAGCGACGACAAGAGGTAAGATCATCTTGAAACCAGCAAACCACCTCAACGCTGAACCCTTCCCCAATTTCAGAACCGAACTCAAGCTGGACCGGCCGCACGTCCCACTGCTCACCCCCTCCAAGTCCATCCCGGACTCCATCAGCAACCAGTTCATCCGGTTCCGCGAGAGTGATCGCGGCATGGACGCCGCCCAAACGACGGTCCCCTTCTTCGACGCCCAACCGGTCGTGCCCGCTAAACCCGTGCCCCTGTCCGGAGCTGGCCTCTTCCACAAGGGTCGGCCCAAGTTCGGTGGCTTCGTCGCGCCCAAGGTCATGACGTACGACTTTGGCCCCCACGTGCAGGCTCCGATCGAGCAAGCGGAAGACGCAGGCCGGCGACTGCCGGCGATCAACTAAACATTTCCTCTGAGGAACCGCGTCGCGGTTCCACATAATTTGTAATGTATTACTAccgtaattttaaataaaaacccaAATTTCCCCAAGAACCAAACCGTCACTGTTGTGCTACATCTTGCGAGAAACGTCCCCAAGGCTTGACTCACCTGAACGCGCAGCGGGTGCATCATCAGCATCGGCAGCAGGTCGGCCGACGGCAGGATGTCGCTCAGCGACATGCTCATCGTCTTGACGCCCTGGCAGATGAACGCCGCCAGGTAGCGGTGCAGCGGGAAGTGAAACGACGCCCGGTACAGCTCCTCCTTGTCGAACTTGGGGTGGATGTAAAAGTTGACCGCGTCCAGCCAGTCCTGCAGGTAGTTGACGCAGAACAGCATGATCTTCTTGGCGAGCGGGGCGTGCGACGGGTCTTTCAGGTGCGAGATGATGGACCACATCGGGTACGCGCTCGCCTCCAGCTCGCAGCTGAACGCGGCGTAGTAGGAACTGGGCTCGAACTCGACGTGGCTGCCCGTCTCGCGGATGTTGACGTTCATGCCTGTTGGGAGAGAAAAGATGCTTGGTTTAGTACGGAATCTTCGAGGAGGAActtgcaaaatatgaaaaatctaaGGCCGGCTATgaattcaaattcctgattaaGATTCAGACGTCCGCTTTTACTCGTAACCAACTATCCGGAGTACACAAACTTCTCCACAATTTCGAACTCGTCTCGGTTGATTCTATACGAGCTTTGAGATACTCGGATTCTCCTATACAACCAGATAATTCTCCATGATAGAGAATGAAGAGGATCCGCAGCACAAGGCAATATGTCTGCTGTAGAAGGTACTTCACCATTAGCTCACCGAGAGCCTGGAGATGCTCTGGCTCCAGCAAAAGCGAAAAGCGAAAGGAAGCATGAAGAGATCATCACAAGCTTGTCCCAGCATTAGCATTGCCGCTCGCAAAAGCGGTCGAGCTCGAAGGCACTTAGGTTCTTTTTCGCACGGCAAAGCCACGCAAATTCGCGGTATGATTTTCACCACAGTTGACGCACTTTACCTTACTAATCAATCGGTAATTCGATTTGGCATTTCATCTTGGATTTCAATCAACTGATCGATCAGTAATCTGAACATTAACCGAACGGATtcgttcagcagttgaaaaagATCTTAGTGTGTAGGTCCAGGATTTTGATGGATACGGGTTCGAGGTGTTGCTTCAGAGCTTCCTTGATGGACGATCTTCAAAGGGACCTAAAaggtcaaatttgaccaaattttatgCAACTTCAATTCCGTAACCACCTCGTCGAAATTCAGGTTATTCAGGGTAAATACTCGCTACAGTAGCTTCACCTCATCCGACAAGGCAGCAGACTCTAGCGAATGCGTATACTGGAATGCTTTTTCCGGAAACTTTAGGCACtccaggtcaaaatttgaaaaactagtatcgattaaaaatctggcagacgaaaatctaacaattCAAAATAGTGAAGGAGAGAGAAGTTATAAAGTATGTTGAATGTTTGTAGAATTCAAATGGTCAACTGATTTTATGgtctcaaaaa
Encoded here:
- the LOC6041925 gene encoding uncharacterized protein LOC6041925 isoform X2, whose product is MKWFVVVVVATICGLSEGARKLKGSTDVDALRHRYLALESRATTIVGQMDKVENQKEEDRSAMRNVVLKELLEIYGGFASEDLGADDTYNEEDYEILTRFYEWQLLQSDLINVHKLFDAFRSFVRNKNQLPRDDPDLELASLDLADTVLSDPHFPVNGTLDQIDTIMVRQGVYYKAQLEAKSTICSFGLSAQQVLYQLYNAISITELKGYSMMQFSWMLLKAYGKGNFTAEAKLMRRRFEDRTNRTQLLLQQVMKQASRDYWRCDPERSQQKEGETFVQITRLLQGYVENEVDMNTDNTCKENCAYYSWGARQEQCFKDLYCSKQPKCSGKIYDCEYLDSDMWICPAATSSNRRYEYIEYENGMVLGQKKHCARGSTKVDSWWRWLFWHCSYCFCLCDDAGKNSDRYINMRESVSDVMDNKVVTGMRFIKKNRIIHLIVQQGRLLPRGQIDNATLEWVQPEDYNVLSPNVRNGRDYHTLNRDNRILDLDDLDVLQGYVLTGVRFRLLGSHLNLEIRMTEMDFATGHLMDPDKSIWIGSDKTEHSDDKRTELKLDRPHVPLLTPSKSIPDSISNQFIRFRESDRGMDAAQTTVPFFDAQPVVPAKPVPLSGAGLFHKGRPKFGGFVAPKVMTYDFGPHVQAPIEQAEDAGRRLPAIN
- the LOC6041925 gene encoding uncharacterized protein LOC6041925 isoform X1 yields the protein MRLPSTSSAGLWLRILAAASCLLLSPHPVRTEPITAASVISVLHLGKEVVSSILETWDLVEEVGDVHLPFKRNKDEKILQKMQELSQQIAASEHQILNTVELSVGNLLKQLAIDGKLEHNLQELADLMNRISNREHLMQSYVNSEERLEQLTLESFASSTVAQDVNSVPELLARIELLVAGSRDLPFRKPGSLELMLHATEEAKSTICSFGLSAQQVLYQLYNAISITELKGYSMMQFSWMLLKAYGKGNFTAEAKLMRRRFEDRTNRTQLLLQQVMKQASRDYWRCDPERSQQKEGETFVQITRLLQGYVENEVDMNTDNTCKENCAYYSWGARQEQCFKDLYCSKQPKCSGKIYDCEYLDSDMWICPAATSSNRRYEYIEYENGMVLGQKKHCARGSTKVDSWWRWLFWHCSYCFCLCDDAGKNSDRYINMRESVSDVMDNKVVTGMRFIKKNRIIHLIVQQGRLLPRGQIDNATLEWVQPEDYNVLSPNVRNGRDYHTLNRDNRILDLDDLDVLQGYVLTGVRFRLLGSHLNLEIRMTEMDFATGHLMDPDKSIWIGSDKTEHSDDKRTELKLDRPHVPLLTPSKSIPDSISNQFIRFRESDRGMDAAQTTVPFFDAQPVVPAKPVPLSGAGLFHKGRPKFGGFVAPKVMTYDFGPHVQAPIEQAEDAGRRLPAIN